Below is a genomic region from Raphanus sativus cultivar WK10039 chromosome 4, ASM80110v3, whole genome shotgun sequence.
TTTTGCATTCCTCAGCTAACtattataatatgtatacaATGAACTGTAGTTGATGTAttttagaccatctccaaccccacttcatttttcactttttaCTTCATTTTGAAGAAAGTTTTGCTCCAACCCTACTTCATATTTTGCTTCAAAATGAAGCCGTGAACAGTGttacttcaaatttgaagatcTACTGTacatatcttcatttttttgaagATGAACTTTTTCATTGCAAATTGATccttaacttttatttatttgtatcttTTGCCAAAATAAACAATATGCTTTAATATAATccaattaatttctaatttcagttgttattttcattatatcaatttaaaatattaaatatacttaaattttttactaataaataaaataaacttacttaattaagataaaaagtcaaatacataattaataacacaaaactaatCATATTAAACTTATCAATACAACATAAACTAAAACTTAATAATCTGgtaaatcatttgtttattaacactaaacatataaaatctaatgtttttgtttatttatttatgtttgttgtaataattttattataagatatgTTAAACATGTTGAATTATGTTGAAATAAAATAGTTGGGCAAAATTAGTAAATGTAAAAAACTAGAAGatgttattaataattaatgataaagTGGAGAAAGAATATATTTGGAATATTCCTTTTAGAAGAAAGAAATGAAGTAAACCATTGGAGTGAATGttacttcatttttttcttcattttgaagaaagtgcatatttgaaaataaaaatgaagccaaccattggagatgctcttagttgTGCTTCCATACTTTTTGTCTCTTTTACTATATATGTATGAATATCGATATTTTTTGTTCTATGTAGCATTTTGCTTCTTGTAGTAACTTTTACAGTTTTGATGTCGGCAGTGGtagtaaatagtaaaaattatttatgggGGAAATTTTTCGTGGAGGAGCAttgttggtttttatttaatcCGTGTTAAGGATAGGTGTTGTCGGTTTTCACTGAGTTCGTGGGGTTCAATATTGTTGGTCAAAAGATAATTACTTATAAACGTTGTTGGAATTCTTGGCTTGGATAACTCCTTGGCTTGGCTCTCTAATACTTATTAGCTTATACATTTTGCAAATTTGAGGCCATGAAAGACGTATGAACTCTATCAGCAGGGAAGAGGTGAGAGCAAACACCGTCCACGATTTTTCTTTAAGTTGCATATGCCAGTGGCCTTTTGTCCAGATTTTGATTTGCAAGATGCATCACAATCTTAAGTCCATCATACACATCCCAATGGATCGATGTAATGCAGCCTCATATTTTCCTTGACTATATACATCAAAAAGCCTTATTTTTGAAGCTTAGGAACATAAGAACTACAAAGAAATACACATTTTTTCTGTAGAATCTGCTATGTGATTAGGTGACAAATACAAGCACGTAATGTTATCATCGCTGGTTTTTTCATGTCATCATCAAAAAGCacttgaaaataatattaattatataaattaggtTTAAATTAACACCAATAGATTTTCACAGACGAAAGATAATTAAAActcagaataaataaaataacagttttaattcaaataatataagAGTAATTACTATTCAATATtccttttatttataatttagaagATTTGTTTTGCTTTGCTATATACTCTCTTCgtttcaaattaatttttaaaaaatagtttcaaaaatatgtatttttactttttcaatgctatttctaatatataataatgataaattatagatttcaaaaaaaataattgttttactaaattttgattggttgaaatttatgaaaaaatataatcacaaaaattatacatttaatacTAAGATTTAgtgtgttttattaataaatgtgaaaaaCTCAAAACATAGATTAATTTGAAATAGATGAAATAATAAGTAAAATGGTAAGatggaaaatatatatttagtctAAAGACAGTATGCTGAaagatattttacaaatattttcgtATTACATAGAATAATATCATTATATTCCGTCTAGTATTCATTTATGGTTCATTAGAACTTTGACTACAAATGTTTATGACTTATTTTGGCATTTGACTTCAAATGTTTGAACTTTAATTTGAGACATTAATACGATGGTATCAGAAAAAATCATGGTACCATCGATATTCAGCGTTCAGCAGAAATGACCATTTCTTTGGAAACAAATCATCATTACATATCAAATTGGTGTGGGTGCACTacacttgatatatatatatatataccaactAGATGTTCCAATGGAATACCAGTACATTGTCTCAACccattatcaaaaaaaaactagaaaagatgaagaatattttttctcttgtggttttcatcatcttctttgtcATGTTTTCTTCcggtaaaattattattattattattattattattaggcGGTGTAGTTATCACAGATGCAAACGTTTCTATCagtcatttattttattttccatgtactaaagaattttttttatagttgcTAATAAGGTAAAGGCAGCCACATGCCAAGATCCTCTAGGTAGTTGTCTACAGTGTGATGAGAGATGCAAAGCTAAGCACGGACCGACGGGCCAAGCAAGTTGCGACAGAAACCAACTATGCACGTGCTATTACACGTGCGGACCGTCATCACCAACTCCTCCAAAGCACAAACAATGCTATGGTGGGGCTGGCTTGTGCAGCAGTGCATGCAATCAAAACTGTGCTCAAAAGTATCCTGGTGGATCTGGATTTTGTGAGAGCATTGGCAGCACTAGATTATGCAAATGCCAATATCCttgctaattttttttggtttttaattaatgttttggAATTTAAATGAAACAAATCAATAAAACGGAATCAGTTTACTTTCATATTTTTACTTAGATGGTGGTTAAATATTACTTTATTATGCATCGTCCTGTTCTAACTATAACGTGGTCTCTAGACTCTCTACTTCCTCCTTTTCGGAAAGTATGGACTCAACCATTTACCGACAACGAATATGTTACACTAATGTGTTCAAACATTGTCTTTTTGGTACATGTTTTGCTGACCttagtttatatattacttaaaacTGTAAAACATATGAAGCATTAAGCATCCATCTAGCTGAGAGACTTGGAAATGCCAAAAGGAAACATTGGGCTTTCGATTGAAAGCGCAACtaaaatctattatatatattagcctgatacatacttatatattgttttggaaaattttggtttaaatcCTGTATGTATGTAAATTTGAACCGcgaattttatagttttattgatTGACCGGTAATTAACCGCTCATGTATTCTCCAGGAAATTTCTAAGTTAAATTTGGAGTGAGTATAGAGCATTTCTCGTTGTTTcacaatatataaatttcagAGGAGGCATCAATGTGTACTTAAAAAATTATTAGGTCGTCAtttttttaggtattttgaaATAAAGGGTTATGCTTTTGTTTATTAAGTTCATTCGAAATGTCTCGAAATATAGTCATTATTTCCGGTGATTACAAACATCTGTTTGCACcagaaactaaacaatatataataaagaaattttttGCTGCGTTGTTCAATTCAATTCATAAAAATTAACGACGCCATCCACAAACCAATAATAATggaaattgttattattttatcatcGTCCTACATAAAAAAGTCGGTTTACAATTTTGTCAGCCAGCTTTAACAAGGATACTTGCATTGGCAAACACTAGAATTACCGAGGGTGTAACGCATCCCACTTCCACCTGCATACTTAAGTCAGTGCCGGTCCGGACATTTTCGGCGTCTAAAGCATACTAAAAAAATTTTGCCCTTTTATcctaactaaaatttacaatttataaatataaaattataagtaGTAAATATTACTCctttaatttaagttattttaaacaaaacattaaaacattATTGCAGCTCATCTTCtctgttttcattttcttttttcagttTACTTGGTTGATTTCTGGTAGCATTTTCTACAAatctaaagaaacaaaaagtataATTTATAGATAGAGCAAAAAACATATACTAAAATATGCTAACATCAACTTTacaaattttatgttttcacaAAGTTTCAGAAAAAACCCCTGTGATAGTTTAAGTTTTTTGAATTTCCAAAGTCCctaataaaataaccaaaaaaatacaaaaggaaaatgaaataaaaaaaggCTTGCATGAAATTCCCATAGAGCTGTTCTGGCAAAAATCAGTTACTATGGAACAGTGGAACCTGAGCAAttgttaattaaaattaattgttttataatattctcTTATTCATACGTATTCTAGCAAAAccgaaaaaatgaaaaaatagagaaagtaaataacttttaataaaagaaaagaaatcaaatcaTCAGTCTtctatacatataatataataaattaggGTTGTTGGAAACTTGGAGCAT
It encodes:
- the LOC108853442 gene encoding defensin-like protein 183: MFQWNTSTLSQPIIKKKLEKMKNIFSLVVFIIFFVMFSSVANKVKAATCQDPLGSCLQCDERCKAKHGPTGQASCDRNQLCTCYYTCGPSSPTPPKHKQCYGGAGLCSSACNQNCAQKYPGGSGFCESIGSTRLCKCQYPC